The following nucleotide sequence is from Myxococcus guangdongensis.
GGTGCCTCCGGTGGCCGCGCCCGATTCGGGCGCCACCGCGGGGGTCCAGGCCCCGGTCGATGCGGGCGCGCCGGTGACGCCCGACGCGGGGAGCGCCGTCGTCGAGACGCCGCCAGCTCCGGTGGACTCAGGCACCGCCGTGGTCGAGGCGCCTCCATCCGGCGCGGACTCGGGCACCCCCGTCGCCCAGGCGGCCGTCGACCCGGAGGTCGAGTACGCGAACCTCATCAAGGCGGCGAAGAGCGCCACGGTGGGCAACCGCTTCAAGTCCGCGGCCGCGAGCTACCGCAAGGCGATGGGCCTCAAGCCCGACTCCACCGAGGCGAAGGCCGGGCTGGGCATCGCCCTGGTCAACGGCTTCGAGTCCGAGTCCGCCTTCCGCGAGGCCACCAAGCTGCTGGCGGACGTGGTCCGGGACGACGAGAAGAACGCCCGGGCCTGGCTGTCGCTCGGCATGGCGTACCAGTCCATCGGCAAGAATTCCGAGGCGGGACGGGCCTACAACCAGTATTTGAAGCTGGAACCGTCGGGGGCCTCCGCCAACGAGGTCCGCGCCATGCTCAAGTCGCTCGGCAACTGAGCGGGCGGCGGACCTCCTGGTCGCTCCCGCCCTGCTGGAAGTGAAGTGAGTCGCCTTGCTCGTCCTCGGCCTGGAAACCTCCTGTGATGAGACCGCCGCCGCCCTCGTGGAGGACGGCCGGCGCGTGCTCTCGGACGTCGTCTCCACCCAGGTGGACATCCACCGTCGCTGGGGCGGCGTGGTGCCGGAGCTCGCCTCGCGCAACCACATCGTCCAGGTGATGCCGGTGGTGCACGAGGCGCTCACGCGCGCCCAGAAGACGCTCGACGACGTGGACCTCATCGCCGTCACGTCCGGCCCGGGGCTCATCGGCGCGTTGTTGGTGGGGCTCCAGGTGGCCAAGGGGCTGAGCCTCGCCACCGGCAAGCCCTTCGTCGGCGCCAACCACCTCGAGGGCCACCTGCTGGCCATCCGGCTCCTGGAGGACGCGCCGGAGCCGCCGTTCCTCGGGCTCGTCGTCTCCGGGGGGCACACCAGTCTCTACGAGGTGAAGGACTTCGGGCACTACCGGCTGGTGGGCAGCACGCGCGACGACGCCGCGGGCGAGGCCTACGACAAGACGGCCCGCATCCTCGGGCTGCCGTACCCGGGCGGGCTGCCCATCGACCAGCTCGCGCAGAAGGGGAACCCGGAGGCCATCCGCTTCCCGCGCGCGCTGCCGGGCGACAACTTCGACGTCTCCTTCTCGGGCCTGAAGACGGCGGTGCTCCAGCACACGAAGAAGCACGGCGTGCCGGAAGGACAGGCGCTCGCGGATCTGTGCGCGTCCTTCCAGGAGGCGGTGGCGGACGTGCTGTCCAAGAAGCTGGTGGCCGCCGCGCGCCGGCTGGGCCACAAGCAGCTGGTGCTTTGCGGAGGCGTGGCCGCCAACTCGCGCCTCAGGGCCCTGTGTCAGCAGCGCGCCGAGGAGCGGGGGCTGCGCATGTTCCTGCCGCCGGTGCGATTGTGCACGGACAATGGCGCGATGATCGCCGTCGCGGGGTATGAGGCGTGGCGCCGCGGCTTGCGCGGTGATTTCCGCCTGGCGGCCGACCCCGCCTGGCGCATGTAGAAGAGGGACACCCGGGTGGAATCGCCGCGAGACATCCTCAAGCGCCACGGCCTGCGCGCCAAGTACAGCTGGGGCCAGAACTTCCTCGGAGACGAGGACGCGCTCAGCACCATCGCCGACGCGCTGCACCTGCGCGAGGGCGAGCCCGTCGTCGAGCTGGGCCCGGGCCTGGGCCACCTCACGCGCTTCCTCGCCGCCACGGGCGCGAAGGTGACCGCCGTGGAGCGCGACCGGGACATGGTGACGGTGCTGGAGAAGGAGGCGATTCCCGGCGTGCGCGTGGTGGCCGGCAACGCCGCCACCGTGAACTTCGCCGAGGTGGCCGGCGCGCCCGACGTGGCTGTCGCGGGCAACCTGCCGTACCACCTCACCAGCTCCATCCTCTTCCAGGTGCTGGCGCAGCGCGCGCAGGTCTCTCGCGCCGTCTTCACCCTCCAGAAGGAGGTGGTGGAGCGCCTGGCCGCCGAGCCCGGCTCGCGCGACTACGGCCTGCTCACCGTGCTGCTCGGCCTGCACTTCGACGCGGAGAACGTGCTCACGCTGGAGGCGTGGCGCTTCCA
It contains:
- the rsmA gene encoding 16S rRNA (adenine(1518)-N(6)/adenine(1519)-N(6))-dimethyltransferase RsmA, encoding MESPRDILKRHGLRAKYSWGQNFLGDEDALSTIADALHLREGEPVVELGPGLGHLTRFLAATGAKVTAVERDRDMVTVLEKEAIPGVRVVAGNAATVNFAEVAGAPDVAVAGNLPYHLTSSILFQVLAQRAQVSRAVFTLQKEVVERLAAEPGSRDYGLLTVLLGLHFDAENVLTLEAWRFHPPPKVDSAVLSLTRRASPRAPIIDEARFTRVVKASFAHRRKTLLNSLKSDKTLATPDALLAALQTAGIDPQRRAETLAPEEFAALERALGPVAPGGSPPPVDLSDEGADE
- the tsaD gene encoding tRNA (adenosine(37)-N6)-threonylcarbamoyltransferase complex transferase subunit TsaD: MLVLGLETSCDETAAALVEDGRRVLSDVVSTQVDIHRRWGGVVPELASRNHIVQVMPVVHEALTRAQKTLDDVDLIAVTSGPGLIGALLVGLQVAKGLSLATGKPFVGANHLEGHLLAIRLLEDAPEPPFLGLVVSGGHTSLYEVKDFGHYRLVGSTRDDAAGEAYDKTARILGLPYPGGLPIDQLAQKGNPEAIRFPRALPGDNFDVSFSGLKTAVLQHTKKHGVPEGQALADLCASFQEAVADVLSKKLVAAARRLGHKQLVLCGGVAANSRLRALCQQRAEERGLRMFLPPVRLCTDNGAMIAVAGYEAWRRGLRGDFRLAADPAWRM